In Streptomyces nodosus, one DNA window encodes the following:
- a CDS encoding Lrp/AsnC family transcriptional regulator: MAIDHLDARLILLLAREPRIGVLEMSRRLGVARGTAQARLDRLRSNGVIRGFGPQVDPAALGYPVTAFATLEIRQGQGPDVRAHLAGVPEVLELHTTTGGGDMLCRLVARSNADLQRVIDRVVGFDGIVRASTAIVMENPVPLRIIPLVEQAAEDRDRT; this comes from the coding sequence ATGGCGATCGATCATCTGGACGCCCGACTCATTCTGCTGCTGGCCCGGGAGCCGCGCATCGGGGTGCTGGAGATGTCCCGGCGGCTCGGGGTCGCGCGTGGCACCGCCCAGGCACGCCTGGACCGGCTCCGGTCCAATGGGGTGATCCGCGGATTCGGCCCTCAGGTGGACCCGGCCGCGCTCGGCTACCCGGTGACCGCCTTCGCGACGCTGGAGATCCGGCAGGGCCAAGGGCCGGATGTACGGGCCCACTTGGCGGGCGTGCCGGAGGTCCTGGAACTGCACACCACCACCGGCGGAGGGGACATGCTCTGCCGTCTGGTGGCTCGCTCGAATGCCGATCTTCAACGTGTGATCGACCGGGTTGTCGGTTTTGATGGCATCGTCCGAGCCTCCACCGCGATCGTCATGGAGAACCCCGTTCCGCTGCGGATCATCCCGCTGGTGGAGCAGGCGGCGGAGGACCGGGACAGGACCTAG
- a CDS encoding SsgA family sporulation/cell division regulator produces MHTVLECELDLELVLAPGQSVPVPARLGYRTDDPYAVHITFHIDCAQSVHWTFARELLIEGVFRACGHGDVRLWPAKTRGRSVVLIALSSPNGDALLEAPAAPVSAWLERTLRLVPPGGEAGRLGIDDGLTELLASSPRDGE; encoded by the coding sequence ATGCACACCGTGTTGGAATGCGAGTTGGACCTGGAGCTCGTCCTGGCCCCGGGACAGAGCGTCCCGGTCCCGGCCAGGCTCGGCTACCGCACCGACGACCCGTACGCCGTCCACATCACCTTCCACATCGACTGCGCGCAGTCGGTGCACTGGACCTTTGCCCGCGAGCTGCTGATCGAGGGGGTGTTCCGGGCCTGCGGGCACGGCGACGTGCGGCTGTGGCCGGCGAAGACCCGGGGCCGCAGCGTCGTTCTGATAGCGCTGAGTTCGCCGAACGGGGACGCCCTGCTCGAGGCTCCGGCCGCCCCGGTGTCGGCGTGGCTGGAGCGCACCCTGCGGCTGGTGCCTCCGGGGGGCGAGGCCGGGCGGCTCGGCATCGACGACGGCCTCACCGAACTGCTGGCCTCCTCGCCCCGGGACGGGGAGTGA
- a CDS encoding S16 family serine protease, producing the protein MFSRLSRPQAVALSALPVVALLATAVFAPLPFTVAQPGMTANVLGANRGAPVITISGAPTRSTAGQLRMTTIEATSPDTDVSLADVIHGWFRTDRAVLPRDSVYPSGNSLKEIERHNSEQMRQSQDAATQAALKYLRLGDKKVTVSLKLADVGGPSAGLLFTLGIIDKLDGDGSGGDLTGGRTVAGTGTIDAAGKVGPVGGVALKTQAARRDGATVFLVPRAECADAKAELPKGLRLIPVTTLNNAVDALVALENGKGLVPSC; encoded by the coding sequence GTGTTCTCTCGTCTCTCGCGTCCCCAGGCTGTCGCCCTCAGTGCCCTGCCCGTCGTGGCCCTGCTCGCCACGGCGGTGTTCGCACCGCTGCCCTTCACCGTGGCGCAGCCCGGGATGACGGCCAATGTGCTCGGCGCGAACCGGGGCGCCCCCGTGATCACGATCAGCGGGGCGCCCACCCGCAGCACGGCCGGCCAGCTGAGGATGACCACCATCGAGGCGACGAGCCCCGACACGGACGTCTCGCTCGCCGATGTGATCCACGGCTGGTTCCGTACGGACCGTGCGGTGCTGCCGCGCGACTCGGTCTACCCGAGCGGCAACAGCCTCAAGGAGATCGAGCGGCACAACTCCGAGCAGATGAGGCAGTCCCAGGACGCGGCGACCCAGGCGGCGCTGAAGTACCTCCGTCTCGGCGACAAGAAGGTCACGGTCTCACTGAAGCTCGCGGATGTGGGCGGACCCAGCGCGGGCCTGCTGTTCACCCTGGGGATCATCGACAAACTGGACGGCGACGGCAGCGGTGGCGATCTGACGGGCGGCCGTACCGTCGCCGGTACGGGCACGATCGACGCGGCCGGCAAGGTCGGCCCGGTCGGGGGCGTCGCCCTCAAGACACAGGCCGCCCGCCGTGACGGCGCGACGGTCTTCCTGGTCCCGAGGGCGGAGTGCGCCGACGCCAAGGCGGAACTCCCGAAGGGGCTCCGCCTGATCCCGGTGACCACCCTGAACAACGCGGTCGACGCACTGGTCGCCCTGGAGAACGGCAAGGGCTTGGTACCGAGCTGCTAG
- a CDS encoding immune inhibitor A domain-containing protein — protein MTSRSWTFRTAATVVALAAATAGLAAPAVAETAKGAPAPAVDRHDPQPVESRGHDFDGPLTKTRSAQREEALHQVISGKSKPTTRGSSKVVKLSGGKYVELARERTDTIFTILVEFGDKTSQYGGTVGPRHNEIAKPNRGKDNSTAWQADYNRAHYQDLYFSKDPKKDSLKQFYEKASSGRYSVDGQVQDWVKVDYNEARYGTNECDTCVWNLVSDALAKWTADRKAAGDTPAQIKAALAQYDQWDRYDYDGDGDFNEPDGYIDHFQIVHAGEDESAGGGAQGEDAIWAHRWYAYGTDAGKTGPAYNKLGGTQVGDTGIWVGDYTIQPENGGLGVFAHEYGHDLGLPDNYDTSGGAENSTGFWDLMSSGSWLGNGKDNIGDRPGDFTAWDKLQLGWLDYRTVSNRGTSQTNIGYSEYNTKDPQALVVTLPKKTVTTELVPPANGSYQWWSGRGNGLNNTLTRDVDLTGASSATLSLKGYYDIETDYDFLYTEVSTDGGATWTPIDGTVDGAAIPRDASDQPGLTGTIDGYADLAYPLDDYAGAKVKLRFRYTTDGGVALKGFAADDITLTADGATLFSDGAENGTGDWAVNGFSVRGASYTDDYPQYYIAENRQYVSYDTTLKTGPYNFGFAGSKPDWVEHFPYQNGLLIWLWDTSQADNNVSEHPGTGLILPVDANAAPLKWADGTYMRNRIQTFDSTFSLERTDAITLHSNGVATKIKSRPGVSVFDDRTGTYYYPATPYAGVQVPNTNTKIKLVGQAKDGSVLTVQVLPSKR, from the coding sequence GTGACCAGCAGATCCTGGACGTTCAGAACGGCCGCGACGGTGGTCGCGCTCGCGGCGGCGACGGCCGGCCTCGCGGCGCCCGCCGTGGCCGAGACCGCGAAGGGCGCACCGGCGCCCGCCGTCGACCGCCACGACCCGCAGCCGGTCGAGAGCAGGGGCCATGACTTCGACGGGCCGCTGACCAAGACCCGCAGCGCCCAGCGGGAGGAGGCGCTCCACCAGGTCATCTCGGGCAAGTCCAAGCCCACCACCCGAGGCTCCTCGAAGGTGGTGAAGCTCAGCGGCGGCAAGTACGTCGAACTCGCCCGCGAGCGGACCGACACGATCTTCACCATCCTCGTCGAGTTCGGCGACAAGACCTCGCAGTACGGCGGCACCGTCGGCCCCCGGCACAACGAGATAGCCAAGCCGAACCGCGGCAAGGACAACAGCACGGCCTGGCAGGCGGACTACAACCGCGCGCACTACCAGGACCTCTACTTCTCCAAGGACCCGAAGAAGGACTCCCTCAAGCAGTTCTACGAGAAGGCGTCCTCGGGCCGCTACTCGGTCGACGGGCAGGTCCAGGACTGGGTCAAGGTCGACTACAACGAGGCCCGTTACGGCACCAACGAGTGCGACACCTGCGTCTGGAACCTGGTCAGCGACGCGCTGGCGAAGTGGACCGCCGACCGCAAGGCCGCCGGGGACACCCCCGCCCAGATCAAGGCCGCGCTCGCCCAGTACGACCAGTGGGACCGCTACGACTACGACGGCGACGGCGACTTCAACGAGCCCGACGGCTACATCGACCACTTCCAGATCGTGCACGCCGGTGAGGACGAGTCCGCGGGCGGCGGCGCCCAGGGCGAGGACGCCATCTGGGCCCACCGCTGGTACGCCTACGGCACCGACGCCGGCAAGACCGGCCCCGCGTACAACAAGCTCGGCGGCACCCAGGTGGGCGACACCGGCATCTGGGTGGGCGACTACACCATCCAGCCGGAGAACGGCGGCCTCGGCGTCTTCGCCCATGAGTACGGCCATGACCTCGGTCTGCCGGACAACTACGACACCTCCGGCGGCGCCGAGAACTCCACCGGCTTCTGGGACCTGATGTCCTCCGGCTCCTGGCTCGGCAACGGCAAGGACAACATCGGTGACCGTCCGGGCGACTTCACCGCCTGGGACAAGCTGCAGCTCGGCTGGCTGGACTACCGGACCGTCAGCAACCGCGGCACCTCGCAGACGAACATCGGGTACTCGGAGTACAACACCAAGGACCCGCAGGCGCTGGTCGTCACGCTGCCGAAGAAGACCGTCACCACCGAACTGGTCCCCCCGGCGAACGGGTCGTACCAGTGGTGGAGCGGCCGCGGCAACGGGCTCAACAACACGCTGACCCGTGATGTGGACCTCACGGGCGCCTCGTCGGCCACGCTGTCCCTCAAGGGCTACTACGACATCGAGACCGACTACGACTTCCTGTACACGGAGGTCTCCACCGACGGCGGCGCCACCTGGACGCCGATCGACGGCACGGTCGACGGAGCGGCGATCCCGCGCGACGCCAGCGACCAGCCCGGCCTGACCGGCACCATCGACGGATACGCCGACCTGGCCTACCCGCTGGACGACTACGCCGGCGCCAAGGTCAAGCTGCGCTTCCGCTACACCACCGACGGCGGTGTGGCCCTCAAGGGCTTCGCGGCGGACGACATCACCCTCACCGCCGACGGCGCCACCCTCTTCAGCGACGGCGCCGAGAACGGCACCGGCGACTGGGCCGTGAACGGCTTCTCGGTCAGGGGCGCGTCCTACACCGACGACTACCCGCAGTACTACATCGCCGAGAACCGCCAGTACGTGTCGTACGACACCACCCTGAAGACCGGCCCGTACAACTTCGGCTTCGCGGGCTCCAAGCCGGACTGGGTCGAGCACTTCCCGTACCAGAACGGCCTGTTGATCTGGCTGTGGGACACCTCGCAGGCCGACAACAACGTCAGCGAGCACCCGGGCACGGGTCTGATCCTGCCGGTCGACGCCAACGCCGCGCCGCTGAAGTGGGCGGACGGGACGTATATGCGCAACCGCATCCAGACCTTCGACTCCACCTTCAGCCTGGAGCGGACGGACGCGATCACGCTGCACAGCAACGGAGTGGCCACGAAGATCAAGAGCCGCCCCGGCGTCTCCGTCTTCGACGACCGCACCGGCACCTACTACTACCCCGCCACCCCGTACGCGGGCGTGCAGGTGCCGAACACCAACACCAAGATCAAGCTGGTGGGGCAGGCGAAGGACGGCAGCGTACTGACAGTCCAGGTGCTCCCGTCGAAGAGGTAA
- the hppD gene encoding 4-hydroxyphenylpyruvate dioxygenase has protein sequence MTQTTHHTPDTAREADPFPVKGMDAVVFAVGNAKQAAHYYSTAFGMRLVAYSGPENGSRETASYVLENGSARFVLTSVIKPATPWGEFLTRHVAEHGDGVVDLAIEVPDARAAYAYAIEHGARSITEPHEVKDEHGVVVLAAIATYGETRHTLVERGGYDGPYLPGYAAADPIVEPPAQRTFQAIDHCVGNVDLGHMNEWVEFYNKVMGFTNMKEFVGDDIATEYSALMSKVVADGTLKVKFPINEPAVAKKKSQIDEYLEFYGGPGVQHIALNTNDIVRTVRTMKAAGVQFLDTPDSYYDTLGEWVGDTRVPIDTLRELKILADRDEDGYLLQIFTKPVQDRPTVFFEIIERHGSMGFGKGNFKALFEAIEREQEKRGNL, from the coding sequence ATGACGCAGACCACACACCACACCCCCGACACCGCGCGCGAGGCCGACCCCTTCCCGGTGAAGGGTATGGACGCGGTCGTCTTCGCCGTGGGCAACGCCAAGCAGGCCGCGCACTACTACTCGACCGCCTTCGGCATGCGGCTCGTCGCCTACTCCGGACCGGAGAACGGCAGCCGTGAGACCGCCTCGTACGTGCTCGAGAACGGCTCGGCGCGGTTCGTCCTCACCTCCGTCATCAAGCCCGCCACCCCCTGGGGCGAGTTCCTCACCCGGCATGTGGCCGAGCACGGCGACGGCGTCGTCGACCTCGCCATCGAGGTCCCGGACGCCCGCGCCGCGTACGCCTACGCCATCGAGCACGGCGCCCGCTCGATCACGGAGCCCCACGAGGTCAAGGACGAGCACGGAGTCGTCGTCCTGGCCGCCATCGCCACCTACGGCGAGACCCGTCACACCCTGGTCGAGCGCGGCGGGTACGACGGCCCGTACCTGCCCGGCTACGCCGCCGCCGACCCGATCGTCGAGCCGCCCGCGCAGCGCACCTTCCAGGCGATCGACCACTGCGTCGGCAATGTCGACCTCGGTCATATGAACGAGTGGGTGGAGTTCTACAACAAGGTCATGGGCTTCACGAACATGAAGGAGTTCGTGGGCGACGACATCGCGACCGAGTACAGCGCGCTGATGTCCAAGGTGGTCGCGGACGGCACCCTCAAGGTCAAGTTCCCGATCAACGAGCCCGCCGTCGCCAAGAAGAAGTCCCAGATCGACGAGTATCTGGAGTTCTACGGCGGACCCGGCGTCCAGCACATCGCGCTCAACACCAACGACATCGTGCGCACGGTACGGACGATGAAGGCGGCCGGGGTGCAGTTCCTCGACACCCCGGACTCGTACTACGACACCCTCGGCGAATGGGTGGGCGACACCCGGGTGCCCATCGACACCCTGCGCGAGCTGAAGATCCTCGCGGACCGCGACGAGGACGGCTATCTGCTGCAGATCTTCACCAAGCCCGTCCAGGACCGGCCGACGGTCTTCTTCGAGATCATCGAGCGCCATGGTTCCATGGGCTTCGGCAAGGGCAACTTCAAGGCTCTGTTCGAGGCGATCGAGCGGGAGCAGGAGAAGCGCGGCAACCTGTGA
- a CDS encoding ABC transporter permease, translating into MTTAQLMEREERTRPGTPAPPDPSRPRLTWRRLTVLPLALTVALLATLLWFRHARLDPDAEDALARLRVSRVLWQHIELTALATLLVAAVTLPLGVLLTRGVLRRFTPAASTLAELGRTAPVFALPALPALRPGTDRTTVLTGLVVCAALPVLSSTVAGLAAQGPAFREAARDLGMSPLSRLTRVELPLAVPLILAGVRTALVLNAGTATLVVLGGQRGLGALITTGVTHRCVPALLLGSVLTAAVALLADWLASVAEALLRPRAATGI; encoded by the coding sequence GTGACGACAGCGCAGCTGATGGAGCGGGAGGAGCGGACGCGGCCCGGGACGCCGGCCCCGCCGGACCCCTCACGGCCGCGGCTCACCTGGCGGCGGCTGACCGTGCTGCCCCTGGCGCTGACGGTGGCGCTCCTGGCGACCCTGCTGTGGTTCCGCCACGCGCGTCTGGACCCGGACGCGGAGGACGCGCTGGCGCGCCTGAGGGTCTCCAGGGTGCTGTGGCAGCACATCGAACTGACCGCGCTCGCCACCCTGCTGGTGGCGGCCGTCACGCTCCCGCTGGGCGTGCTGCTCACCCGCGGGGTGCTGCGCCGGTTCACGCCCGCGGCGAGCACGCTCGCCGAGCTGGGCCGGACCGCTCCGGTTTTCGCGCTTCCGGCACTGCCGGCGCTCCGGCCGGGCACCGACCGCACGACGGTGCTGACCGGTCTCGTCGTCTGTGCGGCCCTGCCCGTGCTGTCGAGCACGGTCGCGGGCCTTGCGGCACAGGGCCCTGCGTTCCGGGAGGCCGCCCGTGACCTCGGCATGTCCCCGCTGAGCCGGCTGACCCGGGTGGAACTGCCCCTGGCGGTGCCGCTGATCCTCGCGGGCGTCCGGACGGCCCTGGTGCTGAACGCCGGCACGGCGACCCTGGTAGTCCTCGGCGGCCAGCGCGGCCTGGGTGCGCTGATCACCACCGGGGTCACCCATCGGTGCGTACCGGCGCTGCTCCTCGGCTCGGTCCTGACCGCCGCGGTGGCGCTGCTGGCCGACTGGCTGGCCTCGGTGGCGGAGGCGCTGCTACGACCGCGGGCGGCCACGGGCATCTGA
- a CDS encoding RDD family protein: MSAPTPAPGDDLPREGYYPDPSIPGYVRYWNGMAWVPGTSRPAPSDGRPLSPPSGRHPASPSVEETGPHFFDEDPIEEPRGEPIGEPLREPAGNSAPDAPHGPSGKPAGDPSAAPPGVNPSASRPDGRPEPASAWGADRSRQSGFGGDQDRRVSWGAPQGPDPRIPLTGGPEGTANRTDGTATIPPAGPAAGGDSSSAAPEGTMVFRRPRRDGGSGTGAPSASGTDGPVPSEDTMTFRALSPRKGEQGGNAEAADSGPGRSATTPTGAQSAARQALGLNPQSPEPTPPAPRGPTPPAPRGPESGLPGRPAPGLPRQSTGSPHQHSVGLPQQSTGPGVTPMSAGAGGGQPSWAQQVHRLAEPGPEGEQPVAPWKPPVDDVFQAAARAHAAARPAGLGKRLAARLLDTLVLAAVTGVAAVPLGTRSIDHIHAKVEAARMSGQTVTVWLLDGTTSVHLAVVLAVLLGFGVLYEVLPTAKWGRTLGKRLCGIEVRDIEAHEPPDFGRALRRWLVYSVPGLLVVGVVGVLWCLFDRPWHQCWHDKVAHTFVAG; encoded by the coding sequence ATGAGCGCCCCAACTCCGGCACCCGGCGACGACCTGCCCCGCGAAGGCTATTACCCGGATCCGTCCATCCCCGGATACGTCCGGTACTGGAACGGCATGGCCTGGGTGCCGGGCACCAGTCGCCCGGCTCCCAGCGACGGTCGGCCGCTCTCCCCGCCGTCCGGCCGGCACCCCGCCTCACCCTCGGTCGAGGAGACCGGCCCGCACTTCTTCGACGAGGACCCGATCGAGGAACCGCGGGGCGAGCCGATCGGGGAGCCGCTGCGGGAACCCGCGGGGAACTCCGCCCCCGACGCCCCGCACGGCCCGTCCGGGAAGCCGGCCGGGGACCCCTCCGCGGCGCCCCCGGGGGTGAACCCCTCCGCGTCCCGGCCCGACGGCCGCCCGGAGCCCGCCTCGGCGTGGGGCGCCGACCGCTCCCGGCAGTCCGGCTTCGGAGGCGACCAGGACCGCCGGGTGTCCTGGGGCGCACCCCAGGGCCCGGACCCCCGTATCCCGCTCACCGGCGGGCCCGAGGGCACGGCGAACCGCACGGACGGCACGGCGACCATCCCGCCCGCCGGCCCCGCCGCCGGGGGCGACTCGTCCTCCGCGGCCCCGGAGGGCACGATGGTGTTCCGTCGGCCGCGGCGCGACGGGGGCTCCGGCACCGGCGCCCCGTCCGCCTCCGGCACCGACGGACCCGTCCCCTCCGAGGACACCATGACGTTCCGTGCGCTCTCCCCGCGCAAGGGGGAGCAGGGCGGAAACGCGGAGGCGGCGGACTCCGGTCCGGGACGGTCCGCCACCACGCCCACCGGCGCCCAGTCGGCGGCCCGTCAGGCGCTCGGCCTGAACCCGCAGTCGCCGGAACCCACCCCTCCGGCCCCGCGGGGGCCCACCCCGCCGGCGCCGAGGGGGCCCGAGTCCGGGCTTCCGGGCCGGCCCGCCCCAGGTCTTCCGCGGCAGTCCACGGGCTCACCGCACCAGCACTCCGTGGGGCTTCCGCAGCAGTCCACCGGACCCGGCGTCACCCCCATGAGCGCGGGTGCGGGCGGCGGGCAGCCCTCCTGGGCGCAGCAGGTGCACCGACTCGCAGAACCGGGACCGGAGGGCGAGCAGCCCGTCGCGCCGTGGAAGCCGCCGGTGGACGACGTGTTCCAGGCGGCCGCCCGGGCCCACGCGGCGGCCCGGCCCGCGGGCCTGGGCAAGCGGCTGGCCGCCCGGCTCCTGGACACCCTGGTGCTCGCGGCGGTCACGGGCGTGGCGGCGGTACCGCTGGGCACCCGGTCGATCGACCACATCCACGCCAAGGTGGAAGCGGCCAGGATGTCCGGGCAGACCGTCACGGTGTGGCTGCTCGACGGCACCACCTCGGTCCACCTCGCCGTCGTGCTCGCCGTGCTCCTCGGCTTCGGCGTCCTCTACGAGGTGCTGCCCACCGCCAAGTGGGGCCGTACGCTCGGCAAGCGGCTGTGCGGCATCGAGGTGCGCGACATCGAGGCCCATGAGCCGCCCGACTTCGGCCGGGCCCTGCGCCGCTGGCTCGTCTACAGCGTCCCGGGCCTGCTGGTGGTCGGCGTCGTCGGGGTGCTGTGGTGCCTGTTCGACCGCCCCTGGCACCAGTGCTGGCACGACAAGGTGGCGCACACGTTCGTGGCGGGCTGA
- a CDS encoding FAD-binding oxidoreductase, protein MIMSRIEAPRDDLTGNLLDRLRAGLPAEAVLTDPDVTASYANDMASFCAAGAPAVVVLPRTVEQVQHIMRTATELRVPVVPQGARTGLSGAANASDGCIVLSLTRMDRILEINPVDRIAVVEPGVVNATLSRAVGDHGLCYPPDPSSWESCTIGGNIGTASGGLCCVKYGVTAEYVLGLDVVLADGRLLSTGRRTAKGVAGYDLTRLFVGSEGSLGIVVRAILALRPKPPRQLVLAAEFASAADACDAVCRIMKGRHVPSLLELMDNTTVKAVNDLAHMGLPESTRALLLAAFDTPDPAADLAEVGALCEAAGATQVVPAEDTAESELLLQARRLSLPALETVKGTTMIDDVCVPRSRLGELLEGIERIAGTHRLTIGVCAHAGDGNTHPTVCFDAQDPEESRRARESFDEIMALGLELGGTITGEHGVGVLKKEWLAREIGPVGVEMQRAVKAAFDPLGILNPGKLF, encoded by the coding sequence GTGATCATGAGCCGTATCGAAGCCCCGCGCGACGACCTCACCGGCAACCTCCTCGACCGTCTGCGGGCCGGACTGCCCGCCGAGGCCGTACTGACCGACCCGGACGTCACGGCCTCCTACGCCAACGACATGGCGAGCTTCTGCGCGGCCGGCGCCCCGGCCGTGGTGGTGCTGCCGCGCACCGTCGAACAGGTCCAGCACATCATGCGGACGGCCACCGAGCTGCGCGTCCCGGTCGTCCCGCAGGGCGCCCGCACCGGACTGTCGGGCGCCGCCAACGCCTCCGACGGCTGCATCGTGCTCTCCCTGACCAGGATGGACCGGATCCTGGAGATCAACCCGGTCGACCGGATCGCCGTGGTGGAACCCGGCGTCGTCAACGCCACGCTCTCCCGCGCGGTCGGCGACCACGGACTGTGCTACCCGCCGGATCCCTCCAGCTGGGAGAGCTGCACCATCGGCGGCAACATCGGCACCGCCTCCGGCGGCCTGTGCTGCGTCAAGTACGGGGTGACGGCCGAGTACGTCCTCGGACTCGATGTCGTCCTGGCCGACGGACGCCTGCTGTCCACCGGCCGCCGCACGGCCAAGGGCGTCGCCGGCTATGACCTCACCCGGCTCTTCGTGGGCTCCGAGGGCTCGCTCGGCATCGTGGTCCGGGCGATCCTCGCCCTGCGCCCGAAGCCGCCCCGGCAACTGGTGCTGGCGGCCGAGTTCGCCTCCGCGGCCGACGCCTGCGACGCGGTGTGCCGGATCATGAAGGGCCGTCATGTGCCCTCCCTCCTCGAACTGATGGACAACACCACCGTCAAGGCCGTCAACGACCTGGCGCACATGGGCCTGCCGGAGAGCACCCGGGCTCTGCTCCTCGCCGCCTTCGACACCCCGGACCCGGCCGCCGACCTCGCCGAGGTCGGCGCGCTGTGCGAGGCCGCGGGCGCCACCCAGGTGGTACCGGCCGAGGACACCGCCGAGTCCGAACTGCTCCTCCAGGCACGGCGGTTGTCCCTGCCCGCGCTGGAGACCGTGAAGGGCACCACGATGATCGACGACGTCTGTGTGCCCCGTTCCCGGCTCGGCGAACTGCTCGAGGGGATCGAGCGGATCGCCGGGACGCACCGGCTCACCATCGGGGTCTGCGCGCACGCGGGCGACGGCAACACCCATCCGACCGTCTGCTTCGACGCACAGGACCCCGAGGAGTCCCGCCGCGCCCGGGAGTCCTTCGACGAGATCATGGCCCTCGGTCTGGAACTCGGCGGCACCATCACCGGCGAGCACGGCGTGGGAGTCCTGAAGAAGGAGTGGCTGGCGCGGGAGATCGGCCCGGTGGGCGTGGAGATGCAGCGGGCGGTCAAAGCGGCCTTCGACCCGCTGGGCATCCTCAACCCGGGCAAGCTCTTCTGA
- a CDS encoding RDD family protein, with protein sequence MSTEPPPSGSGDGPEDDLFRKPPSPPPEGAGTDPYRGLSQGVPPPPGEQPPPGGQPPPGAGGPYGAPPPPGGGSPYGTPPPYYGGDPYGGGGPYGPYGGGDPLAGMPPLADSGKRVLARIIDMILVGLVVWLLSWAFHTTEYNVDTNQIDYGKSLGQSVIAAVLYTAYDTFMTARNGQTVGKKLLNLRVANLADGSTPSVATSLIRALVLWLPFAFCCACIWTAICGGWSFFDKPYKQGLHDKAARTVEVSTR encoded by the coding sequence ATGAGCACCGAACCGCCGCCCTCCGGCTCAGGAGACGGTCCTGAGGACGATCTCTTCCGGAAGCCGCCGTCCCCGCCGCCCGAGGGCGCCGGCACCGATCCGTACCGGGGCCTCTCCCAGGGCGTCCCGCCCCCGCCGGGTGAGCAGCCTCCCCCCGGCGGTCAGCCCCCGCCCGGCGCGGGCGGCCCCTATGGCGCGCCTCCTCCGCCCGGCGGCGGAAGCCCCTACGGAACCCCTCCGCCGTACTACGGCGGCGATCCCTATGGCGGCGGAGGGCCCTACGGCCCCTACGGCGGCGGCGATCCGCTCGCCGGGATGCCGCCGCTCGCCGACAGCGGCAAGCGGGTGCTCGCGCGGATCATCGACATGATCCTCGTCGGGCTGGTCGTCTGGCTGCTGTCCTGGGCGTTCCACACCACCGAGTACAACGTGGACACCAATCAGATCGACTACGGCAAGTCGCTGGGCCAGTCCGTGATCGCCGCCGTGCTCTACACGGCCTATGACACCTTCATGACCGCCAGGAACGGTCAGACCGTCGGCAAGAAGCTGCTGAATCTGAGGGTGGCCAACCTGGCCGACGGCTCCACGCCCTCCGTGGCGACCTCGCTGATCCGCGCGCTGGTGCTGTGGCTTCCCTTCGCGTTCTGCTGTGCCTGCATCTGGACCGCGATCTGCGGCGGCTGGAGCTTCTTCGACAAGCCCTACAAACAGGGTCTGCACGACAAGGCCGCCCGGACGGTGGAGGTCAGCACGCGGTGA
- a CDS encoding winged helix-turn-helix domain-containing protein → MTEPQDPQVRSLDARSLRGLAHPLRMRLHDALRFGGPATASQLAQKLGESSGATSYHLRQLAAYGFVEDAPEHGKGRERWWRAVHRGLRFDDSLLDDASPEVRGAADLYLHEVATTRSRDLSTWLGNRDTWPQEWGRVSDMSSATLRLTPELTGELVRKMHALVDEYRDLAGEADPGTAQVRIHTDVFPLTTD, encoded by the coding sequence ATGACCGAGCCCCAGGACCCACAGGTCCGCAGTCTCGACGCCCGCTCGCTGCGCGGGCTCGCGCATCCGCTGCGGATGCGGCTGCACGACGCCCTGCGCTTCGGCGGACCCGCCACCGCTTCCCAACTCGCCCAGAAGCTGGGCGAGTCGAGCGGGGCGACCAGCTACCACCTGCGTCAGCTCGCCGCTTATGGCTTCGTGGAGGACGCCCCGGAGCACGGCAAGGGCCGGGAGCGATGGTGGCGGGCGGTCCACCGGGGTCTGCGCTTCGACGACTCCCTCCTCGACGACGCCAGCCCCGAGGTGCGCGGCGCCGCCGACCTCTACCTCCACGAGGTGGCGACCACCCGGTCCCGCGATCTGTCGACCTGGCTGGGCAACCGTGACACCTGGCCGCAGGAATGGGGCCGCGTCAGCGACATGAGCAGCGCGACGCTACGACTGACACCGGAGCTCACCGGCGAACTCGTCCGGAAGATGCACGCCCTCGTCGACGAGTACCGCGATCTCGCCGGCGAGGCCGACCCGGGGACCGCACAGGTCCGGATCCACACGGACGTCTTCCCTCTCACCACGGACTGA